In the Hermetia illucens chromosome 1, iHerIll2.2.curated.20191125, whole genome shotgun sequence genome, cttatgctctaaccactcagctatccgaacactattatattactatttttAATTACTTCGatcgttattattattactcctCAAATCTAGAGAAGATTACATCGCAACAACGTATTTCTTCACCTATATCCTCCCTTCGGATAAAACCACAACATTCATTATTGGTTCCTTCGACAACATCTACTCCGTACAAGAGATTGTCGAAGAACTGAAGATTTAAGGCACCTTCATAGGGCTATCCGTCAGGGTTTGACGACATCGTCACATTGAAAATGAAACAAGAGGGCCGAAGAGTAAACCTGTGGCCAATTCAGTGATAGCTAAGAAGGCTCCAAGACGGGTTTTTTCTTCTCGAAATAACCCGACGCCATCCACTCACTCAACCATCCTTGTCTTTCGCCAGTGTACAACGCAGTGACAACCCGAGTCCTCCAATCCCACATGCACCGTCTAACCAAGCCATCTCGGATCTCCAATTGTTCGCTGAGCAATCAGGGCGGTTCGTGATGAAGATCAAACTTATGACATCCAACAATAGTTGTTAGAATCATCGTGCTAACCATTAATTCTATAATCGATCGGGCTCACTGGCACGAGCTGAAATTGTTCCTAAGTGTACACAAGCCACAAATCGTGCTCCAGGTTGCAGGGCCGGTACAAACCCACTTTTCTAGATTTCAACCTTTTCCACACAGAAAGACATCATCCTAACCAAACCGCCTCATAACTCACCAAAGGCACCGCAACACTAGTCTGCGACAAATTTCTCGTAACACAACTCTTTTTTTTCCCGCAAAAGTCCTTAAATCCCTAGAGGTTACCACCGTCTCAATCCAAACTACCTCCAGCTCCGTATACATGATGACCTACtgttccaatcgaaaaatcggaTTTTGGGAGCTGATTTAAACGCCAAGCACACCTCTTTGCTGGACTCCCTATATCAATAATAAAGGTCGTAAACTGCACCACCGGACATACCCTGCTTCTGATAATGTTTCCTATTTTAGTCCCTCTCTACCTACAATGTAAGGAGAACTCGATATCTCAATTCTTCTTCGATCTTGGCTCTGTATACTAACTGCCTCCCCAATCTCGAGTTATACTCAAACACGCACAGAGATCCCCGCGACTTCCAGAAAACATATCTCCACCCAAAAAACAAACGCCCTTGCTAACAATTTCGCAAAAGCCCACTCCTCCACTTTCCATGTGCGTGACCAAAGTTTTGAAACTAACCTCAATGCATCAATTAAGCTCCTCCAGGTGGACTGGATTGCTTTAATATCTACTCCCTCCGATTCAGTTCCGCTCTAGAGTCATTAGCCCATTTGTGTTAACATTATTGCTTGCTGAACGTTCATTTCCCCTTGAACTGAACTGAATCCATCGGATAGCTTCAGACCTATCTCTACACACTGTTATAGACTTCTTGTTCGAAATTAATTTCAAGACACCTACAATAGCCTCCTTAACATAAGGAAACTCCGTATGACAAAACGGACTCCTTTAAAAGCTAAACAACACCGTTCAATGAAATCCTACCTCTGTAAACTAATATTTAACATCCTAGAAGGGCTGCAATTCCAAGCAAGTTCAGCAGTCGCTGTTCGCTCCTTACACCAATCCAGCTGGAATCACGTAAGGCTCTCTGCGATTCTTTATTCGCTTTTTACCGTGGATATCAAGAAACCTGCCCCTAATCCAATCAAAATTCCTCAATATGTCGACGACCTAATCCTACCTACAATTTACGTGACGGGGCTCCTCTGAATTTATATTTAGAGGAGCTCTACCCATATTTCACTTAAAAGAAGATAGCCCTCAACCCGCAAAAATATCAAATAGAGAGGTTGCTCCTCAAGGAAAGGCAAATTCTCCACCACTGCGCTGGCATATTTGAAGACGACGACGATACGATGTACATATCCAACCAGGTCCTCTACGAAATCACTCAAACTCCCACGTCCTAGCTGGGTACACTTTAAATCCCTTGAAAGGTGTCTGGTTCCTAAGCCATTATTTGCTGAGTGCCTGAGGATTGAGATCAGCTAGGACCAACTTCTCAAGTCCCATAAATCATCCTTTCCTACAACAGTGATAACCGGAGGGAAAGTAGATAGTCCTCTACATAGGTCGTCACTCCCACGTCCAATACTTTCCTCCACCCAAATAAAATAGCTCACGTCGTTCATAACCCTTCCCTCCCTAATCCCTTGCCCGTCTTGATCCCTAATCCCTCCCGTCTCTCCCCGACTCTATTTTAGAATTACCGACAGTAACGATTGAAGGATTTCGTTAACTTAACTTACAACACACAAcggaaattaaaattattaggTGACATGGTTTTATTTTAGATTTAGATTAAGTTCGCTGTTAAGGTTCCTGTTAGGTTAAGTATCTTTGTGATGTCCACATGCGTTAATAAAAAACGTTGTTTCAAGATTCTTTTCATCATTTGTATTCTTATTTTTCAGGCAGCTGGGGTCGAAGAAGGTGCATCCGTCATACCAGCAGAAGTTCAATTGTTCGATGTATTTAGTGTTcaaatagcaaatattgtccAGGTACTGTTcagaaaattcagaaaatatgTAAAACTCGCTAATGTTTTATGTCTACAGACGCGAACAGATATGCCATTAGAGGACACCATATCACTTCAAGTTGCGCTTGTAATACTCGCTCAAAAAGTATACCCCGATCGTGTCGATTACGTTGACAAGGTGTTGGAGACAACCACTCAAATCTTAGAACGATTAAACCTAAACAAGTAAAACATGACATTCCGAGGTAACTTCTAGTTGACTGAacgcttttcttttttcagcATTTCGCACTTTTTATCAGTCAATCAAGAACTATCCCGTCTCCTACGTATCTGTGTTGATTTTTACAATAATGCCCTAACCATCATCCAGTTGAAAAACTTCTGTCCACTACTTGACAAATTCGATTACACATCGCGAAAATCACTTGCACTTTATATTGTGATGAACATTCTAGAAAACGAAACATTCATTCCGACAGCCGACGAAACAGACAGCGTTCTGGCGATGCTGACGCCATTGATAAAGGATGAAGAAgatcaacaacaacagcaaactACACAAGAAAAAATCGATCCAGAAGACTTTGCTGAAGAACAAGGAATTGTTGCAAGGTAAGGTCACTGCAGTTAACATTTCAACTACAGACATGGTTCACGTACATACATTGGCTTGCTTATTGCCCATTGCCCTAAAAATGATATACTAAACATTGTTGTTTCCAGATTCGTTCATTTACTCGAATCTGACGACCCAGACATGCAATACAAAATACTTCAAGCAGCTCGAAAGCATTTAGGACTTGGTGGGCCGCAAAGAATTAAGCATGTTCTCCCGCCACTAGTATTCGCTGCTTATCAATTAGCATTTAAATACAAAAGCATTGCTGATAAAGATCAAATGTGGGataaaaaatgccaaaaaatcTTACAATATTGTCATAGCACAATAGCAGTATTGGCCAAAGCTGAATTGCCGGAATTGGCGCTTCGTTTGTATCTTCAAGGCGCTCTCATTATTGATCAAATCGCGTATACAAACCACGAAACTGTTGCCTACGATTTTATGACACAAGCATTTTCATTGTACGAGGACGAAATATCTGATTCAAAATCTCAATTGGCCGCCATAACCTTGATAATTGCGACTTGTGAACAGATGACCTGCTTTAGCGAAGAAAATGCTGAACCATTGCGAACGAATTGTGCTCTGGCCGCTTCGAAATTGCTTAAAAAACCTGATCAGTGTCGTGGTGTTGTTACATGTGCGAGTCTGTTTTGGAGtggaaagtgagtagtttggataacaaatttctaaaatacgttCGAGAAAATAACGGTTTTGCCACAAACTTTTTTTCACAGGAAAGCTGGTGAGGAAATGCGGGATGAGAAACGAACGCTTGAGTGCCTTAAGAAAGGAGCTCGAATAGCTTCACAATGCATAGATCCCAGTGTCCGGGTCCAACTCTACGTCGAGCTTTTAAATCACTACCTCTTTTACTTTGAGCGCGGAAACTCACTTATTACAGTTGCAATGTTGAATCAAGTAAGATGATAAAAAAGTGTAGAAGATAAAGTGCTCACAGTGTCCTTCTTTCAGCTTATCACTAAAATCAACGAAGAACTACCAACACTAGACTCGAGTGAAGAGacaaaacaaattgaaatgCATTATAAGAACACATTAGTGCACATTAGAAGCCGGATGGAGTCGAATGATTCGACCCTGGAAATTTCATTCGCTGGCATTACATTAAACTAGGGTATGTtgtgaaattataaattaactaaaataataaaacaaattacatAATATAGTTTAAAACGTGTAGAAGAACGCAATTGCTTTTAAAGCCATTGGCAATATTCatcaatttaaataataattgtaTTTTAGTAAATGTATGTATTTgtttaatatataataaacatttataattATTTCAAGATCTTCCTTTCATTGCTACCTTCCCACTTACTAATTGGCAGTAATTTATTATAAGTGATAATTGTACATTAggagtttcctttttcttttgataCAACCATATTCCTATACATATCGCCGATGCAATGGAAAGCAAATCTGAGGGCTGTTTGTTGCTCTTTCACCCCTTAGACTTTTAAATGAGGTGATAATAAACAACATAAACTTCAATTCCATGAAGTGCATAATGTGCGACACATATTCCTCCATACTGGGTTTAGTCTCATTCGCATTATCTTTATATATTGGGGGATTTCTACAATCGAATTAAGTGTGAATAGCCTATCACAAAATGAAACTTCTATTCTCCCCAACTTCCAATATGTCACTTTCAATTATTCGATTTTATACATTTAGGTTCGACCCGGTAGATCAAGAGAACGAGCGAAGGAAACCTATTCAACAATGTAGGTGACTCCATCCCTCGCCGAATATCAAAACAAGTGAAATGGGGAAGATCAAAATCTAAACACTCCGGAGGTAAGACGCAATGAAAAGGGGAAACCTATAGAGGAGCACTATCCCTTAAGCACTGGGCACCAAACAAAGCAAACCAGAACAAAAGGCTTTTTTATTCTCAGTTCGCAAGTATTTACTTAGACAAAATAGTCTTTATTTATAAACTCTGCAAACGAACGAGCCAAAGATTGACAATGGGGCAATGGGAACGGGGTTATGAATCGATAAGGAGAGATCGAAGAGTTGGAAAGATTAATTTAGATTGTCCCAGCTaacgttgaaaataatccagaaaAACCTTTATCTGCCAACCATAGAGGATCAGCCGGCTGATCAAAACTGAAATTGTGGACAGTTTTCATTCAGGAATCTTGGCTAGTGAACGGGAGAATAGCTGGAATCGAGAACGTTGGAGATAAAATGATACATGGCGTATTCTCTGGCAAACCCAGGGCATGATATACAACAAATCCAGAATTCTAACGCTATCACTAGCTGACTTTTTTTAGTGACTTAGTCGCAATACGGATTAGATCAACAGGGGCAAATGCGAATGTGCGAGACTCATTACTAGCAGTCAGTCTACCTCACTCCCTTACAAGAGATGGTTACTATTTCTGGTACAGAATCTAGTTAAAGTCTAGTCTATCACCTCTACTGCAGTACCTTGTAGTAGATGAGCTGCTGACAATGACATCATACTTATGTCGGGGGAATTCCTGTAAGCAATTTCACAGGTGGTACTCTGAGTATTGAATGGGAGAATTACACTATGAATTTCAACAAGACTAGTCTCCTGACACTCATAAAAAGGAAAACGCGGGATGATCTGAAACTCCCAAAAGACTTTCAGATGAGGCaagatatttgggagtaatcTTAAACACGACGCCAAATACGAACAAACACCACAAGTATGTAATTAACGATAGCAATTAAGCTACGAAAGCCACAAATAAGACATATACTGTATGTATGCTTTTTCTTTATAGAACCTCTCCTTTGTGAGGTACTGATAACAGTCTATGGAGCGGTAACCGGCCACTTTATGTATTCTAATGATGATCCGTTGTGCATTCGTTAGCTTCCTGTATATGTCGAATTTAATGCCGTTGTTTTTCCTAATTATCTTAACCGCGAGAAAGAGAATTTCTCCGTTTGATTCCTATTGATTTAGTCCAGTATATCCTGCTTACCGACCTTTTGCACCATTACATTTGCATTCCTTTAGCGCCTTTTCTACTCATTTAATCGAACCGGGCAATGGGTTGATTATTAGTTCGAAGCATCCTGCAGATTTCAGCTTCTCGTTTACTCGCTTATTATATTCCACAATTACCAATGCGTTGTCTTTATTCGCTTTGGGGCAATGtgcattcttctttttcaactgtTCGACCAGATTGATTTTCCTGGAATGCGCTTACTGTCAGCCACAGACTTTAAAACTTTCGCCACATCACGCCTAATTTTATATTTAGTGTCTGATTCGAAATATTGTGTCTTACCTTTAGCGTCCATCactgttttttccattttttgatcCTGATATAATTGCGTAACTCATCCttttattgagcagttcatttaTCGTGAATCGGACAACCGATTTATTAATGACAACAGGGTATTTGGTTGTCATATTCTGTTTCGGTTGGGTTCTTAATAGGTCCGCTAGTTTTTTGTCATGGACACGTCTTCTTGGCTCCCGCACATTCCTGTGCTCTGGCTATTTTTTCGAGGTGAatcaaaaatgataaatttcCAGCCCCCTCTCTccttttgcatcaaatgtcaaaacttaacCCAGGAAGTGCTAATCGCCACCTTTCCTTTTATACCCTATATGACtacaatcaataaaaaaaatgtacactccttcTTGGCCCCAttcccaacaaaaaataataagcGTTTGATCGTGGTGACATAAAAATTGGGTTCCATGCAGAAGCAGAAGCCTGTGTTTGATTATAAGAAATAATATTACGCTCCAGTATCCTGCACGATTGCTAGATCttaatcaaccaggcgacttatgaACCGTGCCTGTAAAAGCAATAACAACGAagattggttaaacttccggaactcacaacgtgaatataagaggctcgttacgtgttcgaaacgagactcccttAGAGGatgctgtgaggaactggaaggctatGGAGAGACGTTGATGAATGTGtccttaaaaaatttaaacagtCGCGTGATAAAACTCGGTGATTGTATAACTGTACAACCGACAAAACTTTGGCACATATAGGGAAACAGTGTTGTGGCGCAGTAGGGAGCGCCTAATACTTTTGATTTAACTTACGATACAGCCGTAACCTACAAGGACTTCGTACGCGTTGACGACAACTTCAAAGTCTGTGGAGATCTGATACATGAAGATATTTTGGAAGAGGTGAAAAACAGAGGACCGATAATGACAATCAATCATCAGACGAGGAAAGCATAACCGAAGACTAATTACTTCTATCCAGTTCAGAAGCAATCGATGTTTTTGTAAgcgaaataataataagtacGAAGAAAGAAACTAAAATAAAGTATATAAAGCATTATGCCATGAACTACATTACCTATTATAAGCAGGTTTTATAATATGTAAACTCATTAAACtcatttaataaataataaataaatatataataataataatcattggcgcaacaatccatgttggatcagggccttgaagtgtgttagagcacttcattcaagaccgtaacggtacactaggaggcaatgtggtcagtattgcgctcgcccgagattattaccctgatttgactcaggtactcattcacagctgagtcgactggtgtccgacgtcaaatcacgatacaaattccactgccaccagtgagatttgaaccgcgaccttccgtacgacagccttgcgctctaaccactcagctatccggacactaaataAATATACACAATACATCTATACAGAATGGTCCAAAAGTATTTTCGCACGTTTGAAAAAGTTGTGTTCTGTGCTCGTGAACCGCCGAAAATGCTCTGCTAACACCATAATATGTACAATAACGGTACAAATGAAACAGGACGGTGTTATGCCAGTACTATATTTTGAACGCGATAGAGCCAACGTGGAAACAGGAGTAGACGAAAACGAGGTAAGCGCGTAAAAGAGCGAGTGGAGAACAGGGTGTACCGGCTGTAGGCGAACGAGTACAAGAGAGAATACGGTAAACTGCCTCGACAGTGTATGCCCAAACATCATTTCTAACGATTGAACATCTACTGTACGTACGTAcgatttttgataaatttgggtgttaaacccaaaacaGAGGAATCCGTGGacaacaagagaggaagtaagttacttcccaagtggttcggtctgtcgtcaagtggatgcggactcaggactcccagcatcctcaacataaAGTTTTACGTTCTTCGAGAAACACACTAGAAAATAATGGCGTACATTTGTTTGTGTCCATACGTAAAATGCTGTTTatgcgtgaggaacgcatttTCGTTATCAAAATATGCTACGTGCCACGAGTCCAGGCAGTTCTGAATGAATGACCTAACAACTTCATTACGGAAGCACCAACCGCCCACAATGTAAATTATGTGCGTAAAAAAATTAGGATTGGGATAATAGAGGATGTATCACGCTCCGGACAGCCGTTGAACCCACAGGGAAGAGAATTTACAACTCTTAGCCCAACTCATGGTAGATTCTCCTGAAATGTCTTCACGTAAAGGCTGTTTGCAGACGGACATGTCGCGATCCTCGTTCATGCGAGTTAGAcgcaaattaaattttaaatatcgCCCTGAATCAAGATGATCTTTGAATCAGTTGACAATCGAACCTACATTATTTTCAAGTATCCTGTGGTCCAACGAGAATCAGTTTAAGTTATCAGGACACGCGAATCGTCATAACTCCTTATATTGAAACTTCCCAAATCCGCATCCGACGTTGCAACAGCCGGCAAACCAGCCAGGATTAACTGTGTGGGGTGGAATTTCGGACGCAGGTGTTTATGGCCCTTACTTCTTTGACGGTAATCTCAACGCTCACAGCTACGCGGCAGATGCTGCAAAATTACTTCCTCCCAGGAATATAGCAGCTTCCCAATTTTGATGATCTGCAGGTGACGTATTCCAGGGACATGTTATCGGGCCATTGAATGGCTTCCCCATTCCCCGAACTGCCCCATGGATTTCGCTCGTAGACCACACAATCTACAAAAGTTGGAGGTGTACATTTATGACGCTTTTCAAGACATCGCAAATGATAGCACTGTGCGAGAATGCGTTCAACGCCTCGATGACTGCAGCAACTGCGACTGTGCGCAATTCGAACGCTAACGATAGACCCTAGGCAACATTTTGTACTCGCTTTTCTTCAATCGGTCTTTTAGTTGTTTACTGCGTTTTATTTTGATGTAAAGAGACTTTTGGACCATGTGAAAAGACTTTTGAACCACCCTGTACATATGCGCTTTCTTTAATTTTGGATAATTCGAAATTTTTCATCGGCCCCTCGATTTCAAATTAACCGAGTTACactgtattattaacaaagttatagaagatcaaagttttgtatttcaagtgaatttattgcactccaagacgtgtatgacatcatcatcatataaattgaactcatatgaacggcggacttggagacatatcaaggaatattttgaatttttggctgTGTGTGAGTGGGAAAACGTGcctagaaagtttctcatacaagatgaacacaaaacctttatacccgcagcgccgagcttccggtattcgacttgttttaatatttCTATATTTGTCGAATTTATACAATTTTCTCCGTTATTCAGTAGACATGTAGTCGCTGTTTTCCCGAGGCCGTTTTCCACATGTTTGGTTTTGTTCGGTTTTTACAACTTCTAATAGATCAAAATTCTAAAAATCATTGTGtaattttaacaaatctcaaaatgaCCAAAAAACTGTTTCGGAAAAACAAAGCCAACGTATCACCAATTAAAAACATATTCAATTTTTCTGATTTGAGACATTTCAAATGATAGAAATCTTACCACAAAGTCGCCTGTGATCCTGCCGGGATGATGAGGACAAGGGCGATTCAAAGTCGCAGAGGCggttattaaattttcaaaagtacATTCTTGAAGACGAATAATGtgttaaaaaattgaaagaaaaattctCAATTATCTTCGATAGTCACTTCGCAATCAATTCGCAGAAGTAGGCTTGAAATTAGACGACCCCTTGAAGACACAAAAATCTATGGTTGCTTACTTTCTTGATTGCGCTAATTTCGTTGGCTCCCATTCATGATTTCACACAGTACGTCTGAGCACTCACTAATaaatcaattgtttttcttgttGTCATAGAGAAATTAAACAGCAAATATTAACAAAAAGgcatatatgtatttttaaatattaatttagcACTTACaagatatttaattaaaaactatatggataacaaaaaataaatggtCCTTAAAACAAACCATTTCTATTATACATAAAAGATGATCGTCATTCAAAATAGCATGTTGAAAAAATAATAGTCACATACCTTATATAATATTCTTCTTGTACAATTCAGAAATCTTGTACAGTCGTAGTTCTTCATAGAAAATTCGATATTATCCTACGCATAAAGAT is a window encoding:
- the LOC119661236 gene encoding vacuolar protein sorting-associated protein 35; its protein translation is MYPWNSAAYNSNLLTIQRTIPPNGYDDQDKLLSDALGIVRSQAFQMKRCLDKTRLMDALKCASTMLAELRTSLLSPKSYYELYMAITNELCHLELYLLDEFQKGRKVADLYELVQYAGNIVPRLYLLITVGLVYIKTNSALKRSILKDLVEMCRGVQHPLRGLFLRNYLLQCTRNILPDVVQAEDENEGNVFDAIDFVLMNFAEMNKLWVRMQHQGHSSEKSRREKEREELKILVGTNLVRLSQLESATLETYQKLILPGILEQVVSCRDAIAQEYLMECIIQVFPDEFHLQTLDPFLKSCAQLQSGVNVKNIIISLIDRLAAYNQRNEKAAGVEEGASVIPAEVQLFDVFSVQIANIVQTRTDMPLEDTISLQVALVILAQKVYPDRVDYVDKVLETTTQILERLNLNNISHFLSVNQELSRLLRICVDFYNNALTIIQLKNFCPLLDKFDYTSRKSLALYIVMNILENETFIPTADETDSVLAMLTPLIKDEEDQQQQQTTQEKIDPEDFAEEQGIVARFVHLLESDDPDMQYKILQAARKHLGLGGPQRIKHVLPPLVFAAYQLAFKYKSIADKDQMWDKKCQKILQYCHSTIAVLAKAELPELALRLYLQGALIIDQIAYTNHETVAYDFMTQAFSLYEDEISDSKSQLAAITLIIATCEQMTCFSEENAEPLRTNCALAASKLLKKPDQCRGVVTCASLFWSGKKAGEEMRDEKRTLECLKKGARIASQCIDPSVRVQLYVELLNHYLFYFERGNSLITVAMLNQLITKINEELPTLDSSEETKQIEMHYKNTLVHIRSRMESNDSTLEISFAGITLN